The Fragaria vesca subsp. vesca unplaced genomic scaffold, FraVesHawaii_1.0 scf0511057, whole genome shotgun sequence genomic interval AAAAGCAAATGTCAGGTGGACATTCCAACTCACCTGCAATAATGAGTAAGCATGACCTTGGACAATGCCACTGGAGGAAATATGTACATCTGAACCAGATGGACTTCCAGCACCCAGATGAAATCCCTCTTGTTTGAAGCGCAACAACTGAGACCATAATCGACCACTCACAAGATCAATTTGGGCCTGAGCACTCCTCATGTCAATCTCTTCCCCCGCACCTCCAGTGAGGTCTACAAGAGCATCTTGGACAAGTCCACCTTCTAAAGCTTCATAGGAGCCATGCAATTTGGCATAAGCCTTCTCCAGTAAAGAGATCCACAACTCGTTACCTTTTCTGCTAGTAGCAAATGCTGGTTTACCCGGTGATTCGCATGGAATccaatcatcaacaacaacatgaaccCACTCACCCTAAAGAAAATTCAGGAGCAAACATTTGTTAGTAGTTTTATATATAGGAAACAGAATAACTATATAGAAGCAAGAACTTCCGAAATACAATAGAGTAGAACACAAGTCAAGCCAAACATCATAAGACACAACAAATGATTAACGATTTTGTCCCTGTCCTAGCTATTATTAAACAAAACTATCATTACTGTAGCCAGAAGTGAAGAATGTAAAGAATTTTCATCAGTCTatactctat includes:
- the LOC101312304 gene encoding calpain-15-like — protein: MRPADIVKESRLGARPCLFSGTVNPSNFCQGRLGDCWFLSAVAVLTEVSRISEVIITPEYNEEGIYTVRFCIQGEWVHVVVDDWIPCESPGKPAFATSRKGNELWISLLEKAYAKLHGSYEALEGGLVQDALVDLTGGAGEEIDMRSAQAQIDLVSGRLWSQLLRFKQEGFHLGAGSPSGSDVHISSSGIVQGHAYSLLQ